The genomic DNA AGCACAGCATCTTCGATCAGAGGTTTCCTGTGAGAGTACTGGATATCGTTCTCATGGGAAGATACCCGCGCGTGGGCATTCTCAAGCGATACAGAAATGAGGATATCGAGGCCGCGAAGAGGGCGCTCGATGCCGTCGGCATGTTAGGCCTGGCTGACCGTGAGATCGGAGCTCTCTCAGGAGGCGAGCAGCAGAGGGTCTTCGTCGCCAGGGCGATCGTATCCGATCCGAAACTGCTCCTGCTCGATGAGCCGACAGCTGGCGTGGATATAACACAGCAGAGGGAGTTCTACGATCTCTTAAAAGATCTGAACAGCAGAATGGCCATAATAATGGTATCTCACGATCTCTCCGCCATATCAGCTCACGTCGAGAAGGTCGCATGTCTGAACCAGAGGCTTTACTACCATGGATCAAAGGAGCTCACAGAGGAGGATCTCGTCCAGGCATACGGATGCCCAATAGTAGATATAATCGCGCATGGGATTCCGCACAGGGTCTTGAGGGAGCACAGGTAGATGAACGACCTGATAGGAGAGATGATGCAGTATGAGTTCATGAAGACCGCTCTGGTCGCAGGGCTGATGCTCTCCATTCTCTGCGGGGTTGTTGGAGTGTATGTGGTTTTGAACAGGATTGTATTCATTGGTGATGGTGTCGCACACGCTGCCTTCGGAGGCATTGGCCTGGGATATCTGCTGGGGATCGATCCCTTCTTCCTCGCTCTGGTAGCAGCTGTTCTAGCCGCAGCGGGCATCGGCGCTGTGAGCAGGTTTAAGGTCTCAGAGGACACCGCGATTGGAGTATTCCTTGCGATGGGGATGGCGCTTGGTGTTCTCCTGATGAGCATGAGCACCGGCTACTCCAGAGATCTATTCGACTACCTCTTCGGAAATATACTCGCAGTATCCTGGATCGATGTGAAGATAATGATCGTATTGACAGTGATAATAACAGTGCTGGCACTCGCGCTTTATAAAGAGTTTCTGATACTCTCATTCGATCCGCATTATGGGGAGGCGCTGGGCCTGCCGGTGGGCAGGCTGAAGATGCTGCTCCTGTGCATGGTGGCATTCACTGTTGTCATGCTGATAAAGATCGTGGGGATAATAATGGTGATAGCCATGCTCACAATACCGGCTGCCATAAGCAGACAGCACCTATGCAATCTGAAACTGATTATTGCTCTCTCGGTTATACTGGGCATGATATTTGCGACCGCCGGCCTTCTGGTATCCTATGCTTTTGATCTCCCATCGGGGGCGACGGTAATACTCATAGCAGCTGCTGCATTCTTTGCAAGCACTGCTGTATCACAGAGAAATGCATCCGTATGAGCATCAGTGGCATGTGTGAATCAACTTTATAAGTTCATGTAATCTATACAACCAGGATGCTCCGTTTCATCCTGCTCGCATTGGTTCTCATACAATGTGTGACATGCCAGGAGTTCATGCTCTTTGCGGATGATTCCTACAAGGCTGCTGGCTCCCCTGATATACAGATCTCAGCTGTGAATCCCTTTATTGATGCCGGAAAGCCCGCCATCCTAAGACTCATTGTGGCAAACGATGGCAGGCTCAATGCGCTCATCCCCACAGGATTCTCCGGCTCTGAGGATCCGGAGAAGGAGATGGGGGAGGAGATGAAGGCCGCGGATGCCCTGAATGTGGTTGTGGAGGTATCTTCTGATGGAGCTCTGAGACCAGCCATTCAGAGGAGGAGCGTGCCTCTGCTCCAGGCCGGAAGCCATGCTGTTCTTGAGTTTCCTGTTGCGGTGGATTTCAATGCATCGAGCTGTGTGCTGAATGTGAATGTCACATATGAGCATCAGATGGATGCTAAGATTTCAAAGGGAACGCCGGTGCAGCTGTACGTTCCGGGAAATGCGAGCAGGCAGATACCTCTGGAGGTTCGCAGGAGCGATCGCATCACAGTGCTTCATACTGATGGTGTGTTACAGGCAGGCTCAAACAGAAGTCTCGGGATCGTCATCAAAAATCAATCTCCATGGCTGCTGAGGAACTGCACCCTGAGGCTGATCGCATCCAGTCCCATTCAGTCCTCGCAGCCTGTATGGGTTGGAGAGCTGATGCCAGGCGAGCCAGTGCTGATATGGGTACGGTCAGATGTGGAGATGAATGCCAGCATCGATCAGTACTGGCTCTCGTGCGTGGTTAACCATGATGATGGTGTGGAGCGTCTGACGTTCCCTGTGAGCGTCTCTAGAGGCCGCTCTCCAATTACATGGATCGCAGCTGCTGCACTCCTATCGCTGATTATCATCGCAGCGCAGTATCTGATGCGCACCGGTGGCATACGAAGAAGATCTGGCCTCAGGGCCGCAAGGAGACGTCGCAGGTGAGCACAAGGTCCTACCTGTGATCCACAGTTTAGACATATAATGGCTGCAGCATACTGATTAATGATATTTACAATTCTGAGGGCACGTATCTCATACGGATAAGGACTTGCTTCATGAAACGCAGCATACTGATTAATGATATTCTCAGTTCTGAGGGGCCTGTCCGGACGAGAGCTGTGGCCAGAGATCCGGATCTTCCCCTCTTCTGCACATCATAAACACTACGCTCTTATCCATACGATCTGGAAAGACAATGGCCCCAGCATGCGTTCTTGGAGAATGAATGAGTGCTTCCAACAACCAGACTACATTTCCTCTAAGTTGTTGAGTTCATGTAATCTATACAACCAGGATGCTCCGTTCCATCCTACTCGCATTGGTTCTCATACAATAACACACAAGAGCAAACACCTAATCCTATTCGGACACATTCTGAGAGTGTAACATCAATCCTTCTGTTTTATCTGAACGGGAATGAGCTCAGGGTTCGAAGATAATCGCTGCTGCATCATGTCGTGGGCTCAAATCACCAAATGTTTTGCTAGAATCTCGAAATATCCCGGCACAGTATCTCATAACTCCTGCGGGGTCAATGCTGTTGGTCTCAATGATGCTGCGCAAGCGCAGCATCCTGCTACCAGATCGTGGCGCTGGGTTACAGGTGGAACTGCTTCACAACGAAAACTAAGGGGGTGGCAAAAGTCGGGAGGGTGTAGAAGGGAGTAGCAATGAGAAGAGGGTAACAAATTCGACTTTTGCCGTTTAATACTTAGTCTAGAGTCGAATATAAAGTTTTCGGTATACTCGGGTAACAAATATTGGAGATGATATAGTCGATGCAGGATTTATATCAATCGTTCAGGTTCATCGGGATTCATATTATCTCCAAGTATATCAGCGGCGCCAGTGCGATGAGCGTCAATCCGGTGATGATCCGGATCGCGACGCGATGCTCGTGCCTGAAACGCTCGACGCTCTCAGGCTGCATGCCGAGGGCGATGGCTCCACCCAGCAGCATCACGGGAAGAACCACGCCGAGGTTGTACAGAAAGAGGTATGCGATCGCTGATGATGCGTAGCCCTTTGTGTAGATCATGGTGATGATCGCCACGTAAACCGCACCGACGCATGGGGCCTTGACCATCGAGAACAGCATTCCGAGCAGGAAATATGCTGCGAGGCTCTGAGCACCTGCCGCGGCCTGGAAGTAACTCAGTATCCAGTCAGTCCTGAAGAGAGAGCGCCCACTGGAGCCCAGACGCCTCGCATCCTCAAGCTGCAGCATCCCGAGCAGGATCAGAAGCATGCTCAGCACCAGCCTGAGCATCGATGCAGTATCGGTGTTCTGCATCACCCTGAAGAGACCCATGCCGACTATGAGGTACACAGAGAGTATGCCCAGGGAGAAGAAGATGATCATCGAGAGCATATCCCTTCTGCGACCTGTGCTCGATAGAACTGTCGTCGCAAGGAATGCGAGTATTGCTAGAAGGCAAGGGTTGAACCCCGCAAGAAGGCCGGCGATCAGGACCGTAAGCGCTGTGGATAACGTGATGCTCTCAAAGAGCTCCGATGGGTATGGCATCTCGGAAGAAGCGTTTGTACGAATTCTGCCTTCGAGAGCAGATATTATCAGCTCCCTCAGCCTGCTCTCATTTCCATCATAATCTCTGTACCCTATAACAGAGCCGTCGATTATTATCGATGGGATGTCTTTGACTCTGAACTCTTTT from Methanothrix thermoacetophila PT includes the following:
- a CDS encoding metal ABC transporter ATP-binding protein, coding for MSAVSIEGLTVRLDGRIVLEDVWLEVGERDFLGLIGPNGGGKSTLLKAILGLVKPTSGRVRVFGRDPVAARPLIGYLPQHSIFDQRFPVRVLDIVLMGRYPRVGILKRYRNEDIEAAKRALDAVGMLGLADREIGALSGGEQQRVFVARAIVSDPKLLLLDEPTAGVDITQQREFYDLLKDLNSRMAIIMVSHDLSAISAHVEKVACLNQRLYYHGSKELTEEDLVQAYGCPIVDIIAHGIPHRVLREHR
- a CDS encoding metal ABC transporter permease codes for the protein MNDLIGEMMQYEFMKTALVAGLMLSILCGVVGVYVVLNRIVFIGDGVAHAAFGGIGLGYLLGIDPFFLALVAAVLAAAGIGAVSRFKVSEDTAIGVFLAMGMALGVLLMSMSTGYSRDLFDYLFGNILAVSWIDVKIMIVLTVIITVLALALYKEFLILSFDPHYGEALGLPVGRLKMLLLCMVAFTVVMLIKIVGIIMVIAMLTIPAAISRQHLCNLKLIIALSVILGMIFATAGLLVSYAFDLPSGATVILIAAAAFFASTAVSQRNASV
- a CDS encoding COG1361 family protein, whose translation is MLRFILLALVLIQCVTCQEFMLFADDSYKAAGSPDIQISAVNPFIDAGKPAILRLIVANDGRLNALIPTGFSGSEDPEKEMGEEMKAADALNVVVEVSSDGALRPAIQRRSVPLLQAGSHAVLEFPVAVDFNASSCVLNVNVTYEHQMDAKISKGTPVQLYVPGNASRQIPLEVRRSDRITVLHTDGVLQAGSNRSLGIVIKNQSPWLLRNCTLRLIASSPIQSSQPVWVGELMPGEPVLIWVRSDVEMNASIDQYWLSCVVNHDDGVERLTFPVSVSRGRSPITWIAAAALLSLIIIAAQYLMRTGGIRRRSGLRAARRRRR
- a CDS encoding cytochrome c biogenesis protein — encoded protein: MRTLVPALALFLFVYPAACEDVLILTAPGCAKCAAAHSVLEDVLSSYEDVHIQEHTYTSEEGRKIIKEFRVKDIPSIIIDGSVIGYRDYDGNESRLRELIISALEGRIRTNASSEMPYPSELFESITLSTALTVLIAGLLAGFNPCLLAILAFLATTVLSSTGRRRDMLSMIIFFSLGILSVYLIVGMGLFRVMQNTDTASMLRLVLSMLLILLGMLQLEDARRLGSSGRSLFRTDWILSYFQAAAGAQSLAAYFLLGMLFSMVKAPCVGAVYVAIITMIYTKGYASSAIAYLFLYNLGVVLPVMLLGGAIALGMQPESVERFRHEHRVAIRIITGLTLIALAPLIYLEII